The following are encoded in a window of Paenibacillus polymyxa genomic DNA:
- a CDS encoding thiol-disulfide oxidoreductase DCC family protein, producing the protein MNQTDHAHSDHSIVLVDGVCHFCQGAARFIIKRDPKGTFHFGSLQSEAGQELLRAGGLSTDQLDTFVLIEDGTYYTRSTAALRIAKRLRFPYPLAYVFILVPRFVRNAVYNWVARNRYRWFGKDEEDQCQIPPPEIRQRFF; encoded by the coding sequence ATGAACCAGACTGATCATGCTCATTCAGATCATTCCATTGTGTTGGTAGATGGGGTATGCCACTTTTGTCAGGGAGCTGCCCGCTTTATTATCAAGCGTGACCCTAAGGGAACATTTCATTTTGGTTCCCTGCAATCCGAGGCAGGACAAGAACTATTACGTGCAGGAGGACTATCTACAGATCAGCTGGATACGTTCGTGCTGATTGAAGACGGAACGTATTATACAAGGTCCACCGCGGCTTTGCGAATTGCCAAACGTCTTCGTTTTCCATACCCGCTGGCCTATGTGTTCATCCTGGTTCCCCGCTTTGTGCGCAACGCTGTCTATAACTGGGTGGCGCGTAACCGATATCGTTGGTTTGGCAAGGATGAAGAGGATCAATGTCAGATCCCCCCACCAGAAATCAGACAACGATTTTTTTAG
- a CDS encoding DUF3153 domain-containing protein, with the protein MEPTGYSPYRNKRRQVRIRKILLIFMLVCCLLALTSCARGDIHVDVHLDQSVDLDATFSVNNQTLMMLDNPGLLDRLVKRIQSNNVDVQPLAEQGRKGYQIKGHYQGDWSTNKKNPSQGLNLPEGLEIKRAVSQHFFTTNIDLTMKLDLPRMLPEEAQGMSDKFEQMNVFARKLLERQLDLNFSLSLPIQPATNNADRVSEDGKTLYWDIAPLESNELKLSVNVPNVRHIVYVAVTSLILIVIAVILLIRRHRSKKET; encoded by the coding sequence ATGGAGCCAACAGGATACAGCCCTTATCGGAACAAACGTCGGCAAGTTCGGATACGAAAAATACTGCTTATTTTTATGCTGGTGTGCTGTCTGCTTGCCCTAACTTCCTGTGCTCGAGGTGACATCCATGTAGATGTTCATCTCGATCAAAGTGTAGATCTGGATGCAACGTTCAGTGTAAACAACCAGACACTGATGATGTTGGACAATCCCGGGCTGCTAGATCGATTAGTCAAGCGTATTCAAAGCAACAATGTAGATGTACAGCCGCTAGCTGAACAGGGAAGAAAGGGATATCAAATCAAGGGGCATTATCAAGGAGATTGGAGCACAAACAAAAAAAATCCCAGTCAGGGATTAAATCTACCTGAGGGATTAGAAATAAAGCGCGCTGTGAGCCAACATTTTTTCACAACGAATATTGATCTTACCATGAAGCTCGATCTACCACGGATGCTTCCTGAAGAAGCTCAAGGAATGAGTGACAAATTTGAGCAAATGAATGTGTTTGCGCGCAAATTACTGGAGCGGCAGCTGGATCTTAACTTCAGCCTATCCTTACCCATCCAACCTGCTACCAATAATGCGGACCGTGTGTCGGAAGACGGAAAAACACTGTATTGGGACATTGCTCCTTTGGAATCTAACGAGCTAAAATTGTCTGTTAACGTACCCAATGTACGACATATCGTGTATGTAGCTGTTACGAGCCTGATACTAATCGTGATCGCTGTGATCTTACTAATTCGTAGACATCGCTCCAAAAAAGAAACTTAA